A single genomic interval of Arachis duranensis cultivar V14167 chromosome 7, aradu.V14167.gnm2.J7QH, whole genome shotgun sequence harbors:
- the LOC107459494 gene encoding uncharacterized protein LOC107459494, whose translation MDREESPLRGEDMFVEEIIRARVPRNFKIPDIDLFNGTTDPRYHLNNFKSRMYLANASDATHCKAFLTTLIKVTMKWFDNLPPRLVTCFDNSVRKFLTRFSIQKDKAKHAPSLLGVKQEIRETLRDYMERFNKALLEIQNLPIEAVIMGLVNGLKEMSFSLSISKRHPDSLYEVQKWAKKYINMEDD comes from the coding sequence ATGGATAGGGAAGAAAGCCCTTTAAGAGGTGAAGATATGTTTGTTGAAGAGATCATACGGGCTAGAGTACCAAGAAATTTCAAAATCCCTGACATAGATCTCTTTAACGGAACAACCGACCCAAGGTATCATCTTAAcaatttcaaaagtcggatgtacctagccAACGCCTCTGATGCTACTCATTGCAAAGCCTTCCTGACAACCCTAATCAAAGTCACAATGAAGTGGTTTGACAACTTACCTCCCAGGTTGGTAACTTGTTTTGACAACTCGGTGAGAAAGTTTCTTACTAGGTTCTCAATTCAGAAAGATAAGGCGAAGCATGCCCCGAGCTTGCTAGGAGTTAAGCAAGAAATCAGAGAGACACTCCGAGattacatggagagattcaacaaagcattgTTAGAAATACAAAACTTACCTATTGAAGCAGTTATAATGGGGCTAGTTAATGGGCTTAAAGAAATGTCGTTCTCTTTGTCCATATCCAAGCGACACCCAGATTCCTTGTACGAGGTACAAAAATGggcaaaaaaatatatcaacatggaggacgACTAA